From a region of the Streptomyces tirandamycinicus genome:
- a CDS encoding carboxymuconolactone decarboxylase family protein, producing MIETRNDVHNHEHSPRMRWAEHAPEVYKAMVRLDAAAQRGIDPTLLELVKIRASQLNHCAFCLDMHTKDALAAGESVDRIIQLSAWEESRHFYTAREVAAIELTEAVTVLTDGFVPDEVYERAAKHFEEGELAQLIAAIAVINTWNRFAVTTRMVPGHYTPGQFKR from the coding sequence ATGATCGAGACCAGGAACGACGTCCACAACCACGAGCACAGCCCGCGCATGCGGTGGGCCGAACACGCTCCCGAGGTGTACAAGGCCATGGTCAGGCTGGACGCGGCGGCTCAGCGGGGGATCGACCCCACCCTGCTGGAGCTGGTGAAGATCCGCGCGTCCCAGCTGAACCACTGTGCCTTCTGCCTCGACATGCACACCAAGGACGCCCTTGCCGCGGGCGAGTCGGTGGACAGGATCATCCAGCTGAGCGCCTGGGAGGAGTCGCGGCACTTCTACACGGCCAGGGAGGTCGCGGCGATCGAACTGACGGAAGCCGTGACGGTGCTGACGGACGGTTTCGTCCCGGACGAGGTGTACGAGAGGGCCGCGAAGCACTTCGAGGAGGGGGAGCTGGCGCAGCTCATCGCGGCGATCGCCGTCATCAACACATGGAACCGGTTCGCCGTGACGACGCGGATGGTGCCGGGCCACTACACGCCCGGCCAGTTCAAGCGCTGA
- a CDS encoding GMC family oxidoreductase, whose product MTEHDYAYDYVVVGGGTAGSVIASRLTEDPDVTVAVIEGGPSDVDREDVLTLRRWMGLLGGELDYDYPTTEQPRGNSHIRHSRAKVLGGCSSHNTLIAFKPLPSDWDEWAEAGADGWDAAAMDPYFGRLLNNVVPVDEADRNAIARDFVEAAQAALGVPRVEGFNRKPFHEGVGFFDLAYHPENNKRSSASVAYLHPVMDERANLTLLLETWAYRLELDGTRARGVHVRTKDGEERLLRARREVVVCAGAVDTPRLLMHSGIGPKADLEALGIPVAHDLPGVGENLLDHPESVIVWETHGPIPENSAMDSDAGLFVRRDDAERGPDLMFHFYQIPFTDNPERLGYERPAHGVSMTPNIPKPRSRGRLYLTSADPEVKPALDFRYFTDEDDYDGRTLVDGIRLARQIAQSEPLAGWLKREVCPGPEVTGDEELSEYARKVAHTVYHPAGTCRMGSPADELAVVDPELRIRGLEGIRIADASVFPTMPAVNPMIGVLMVGEKCADLLKPTGDEAR is encoded by the coding sequence ATGACCGAGCACGATTACGCGTACGACTACGTCGTCGTCGGGGGCGGCACCGCCGGATCGGTGATCGCCTCCCGCCTGACGGAGGACCCGGATGTCACCGTGGCCGTCATCGAGGGCGGCCCGAGCGACGTGGACCGCGAGGACGTCCTCACCCTGCGCCGCTGGATGGGCCTCCTCGGCGGGGAACTCGACTACGACTACCCCACCACCGAACAGCCGCGCGGCAACTCCCACATCCGGCACAGCCGCGCCAAGGTGCTCGGCGGCTGCTCCTCGCACAACACCCTCATCGCCTTCAAGCCGCTGCCGTCCGACTGGGACGAATGGGCCGAGGCGGGCGCCGACGGCTGGGACGCCGCCGCGATGGACCCGTACTTCGGCAGGCTGCTGAACAACGTTGTCCCGGTCGACGAGGCCGACCGCAACGCCATCGCCCGGGACTTCGTGGAAGCCGCCCAGGCGGCACTCGGCGTACCGCGCGTCGAGGGCTTCAACAGGAAGCCGTTCCACGAGGGCGTCGGCTTCTTCGACCTCGCGTACCACCCGGAGAACAACAAGCGCTCGTCGGCGTCGGTGGCCTACCTCCACCCGGTGATGGACGAACGGGCCAACCTCACCCTGCTGCTGGAGACCTGGGCGTACCGGCTGGAGCTGGACGGCACCCGGGCCCGCGGCGTGCACGTCCGCACCAAGGACGGCGAGGAGCGGCTGCTCCGGGCCCGCCGCGAGGTGGTCGTCTGCGCCGGGGCCGTGGACACCCCGCGGCTGCTGATGCACTCCGGCATCGGGCCCAAGGCGGATCTGGAGGCCCTCGGCATCCCCGTGGCCCACGATCTGCCGGGCGTCGGCGAGAACCTGCTCGACCACCCCGAGTCGGTGATCGTCTGGGAGACCCACGGGCCGATCCCGGAGAACTCGGCGATGGACTCGGACGCCGGTCTGTTCGTGCGCCGCGACGACGCCGAGCGCGGCCCCGACCTGATGTTCCACTTCTACCAGATCCCGTTCACCGACAATCCGGAGCGGCTGGGCTACGAACGGCCCGCGCACGGCGTGTCGATGACGCCCAACATCCCCAAGCCGCGCAGCCGCGGCCGCCTCTACCTGACCAGCGCGGACCCCGAGGTCAAGCCCGCACTGGACTTCCGCTACTTCACCGACGAGGACGACTACGACGGCCGGACCCTCGTCGACGGCATCCGGCTCGCCCGGCAGATCGCGCAGTCCGAACCGCTGGCCGGATGGCTGAAGCGGGAGGTCTGCCCGGGACCGGAGGTCACCGGCGACGAGGAGCTGAGCGAGTACGCGCGCAAGGTCGCCCACACCGTGTACCACCCGGCCGGAACCTGCCGCATGGGTTCCCCCGCCGACGAACTGGCCGTGGTCGACCCGGAACTGAGGATCAGGGGACTCGAAGGAATCCGGATCGCCGACGCGTCCGTCTTCCCGACCATGCCGGCCGTCAACCCGATGATCGGGGTGCTGATGGTCGGCGAGAAGTGTGCGGATCTACTCAAGCCGACGGGAGACGAGGCGCGATGA
- a CDS encoding aldehyde dehydrogenase family protein, with translation MSAQLTIHVAGEWRKAVSGATREILDPADAAPFAVVAEGGAEDTDAAIAAAREAFDTGDWPRTPVAERAALLRRVAGLLERDREELGRLESRDAGKTVEEGRVDVDCVADAFRYFADLVVNENGRVVDAGSPDIHSVIVHEPVGVCGLITPWNYPLLQASWKIAPALAAGNTFVVKPSEITPLSTVALIRLLSEAGLPDGVANLVTGPGDPVGARLAEHPDVDLVSFTGGLASGTKVMRAAADSVKKVALELGGKNPNVVFADACTDDESFDTAVDQALNAAFIHSGQVCSAGSRLIVEESLRERFVAELARRAELIRLGPGTDDGVECGPLVSAQQLAKTEDFVASALAEGAVLRAGGKRPDGPGYFYRPTVLDRCDRTMRVVREEVFGPVLTVETFRTEDEAVALANDTEYGLAGGVWSGDPGRARRVAARLRHGTVWINDFHPYLPQAEWGGFGKSGIGRELGPAGLAEYRETKHIYQNLAPRPVRWFAG, from the coding sequence GTGTCGGCACAACTGACCATCCACGTGGCCGGGGAATGGCGCAAAGCCGTCTCCGGCGCCACGCGCGAGATCCTCGACCCCGCGGACGCCGCGCCCTTCGCCGTCGTGGCGGAAGGCGGGGCCGAGGACACCGACGCCGCGATCGCCGCCGCACGCGAGGCGTTCGACACGGGGGACTGGCCCCGCACACCGGTGGCCGAGCGGGCGGCGCTGCTGCGCCGCGTCGCCGGGCTGCTGGAGCGGGACCGCGAGGAACTCGGGCGCCTGGAGAGCCGCGACGCCGGAAAGACCGTGGAGGAGGGCCGCGTCGACGTCGACTGCGTCGCCGACGCCTTCCGCTACTTCGCCGATCTCGTCGTCAACGAGAACGGCCGCGTCGTGGACGCCGGCTCACCGGACATCCACAGCGTGATCGTGCACGAACCGGTGGGCGTGTGCGGTCTGATCACCCCGTGGAACTACCCGCTGCTGCAGGCGAGCTGGAAGATCGCGCCCGCCCTCGCGGCCGGGAACACCTTCGTCGTCAAGCCGAGCGAGATCACCCCGCTCAGCACCGTCGCGCTGATCCGCCTCCTGTCGGAGGCCGGACTGCCGGACGGCGTCGCCAACCTCGTCACCGGCCCCGGCGACCCGGTCGGGGCCCGCCTGGCGGAGCACCCCGACGTCGACCTCGTCTCCTTCACCGGCGGGCTGGCCAGCGGCACCAAGGTGATGCGGGCCGCCGCCGACAGCGTCAAGAAGGTCGCCCTGGAACTGGGCGGCAAGAACCCCAACGTGGTGTTCGCCGACGCCTGCACCGACGACGAGAGCTTCGACACCGCCGTCGACCAGGCGCTGAACGCCGCGTTCATCCACAGCGGCCAGGTCTGCTCCGCCGGCTCCCGCCTCATCGTCGAGGAGTCCCTCCGCGAGCGCTTCGTCGCCGAACTCGCCCGCCGTGCCGAGCTGATCCGGCTCGGCCCCGGCACGGACGACGGCGTCGAGTGCGGACCGCTCGTCTCCGCGCAGCAGCTGGCGAAGACCGAGGACTTCGTGGCCTCCGCGCTCGCCGAGGGCGCGGTGCTGCGCGCCGGCGGCAAGCGGCCCGACGGACCCGGCTACTTCTACCGGCCGACCGTCCTCGACCGGTGCGACCGCACCATGCGCGTGGTGCGCGAGGAGGTCTTCGGCCCGGTCCTCACCGTCGAGACCTTCCGTACCGAGGACGAGGCCGTCGCGCTCGCCAACGACACCGAGTACGGGCTCGCGGGCGGCGTCTGGAGCGGCGACCCCGGACGGGCCCGGCGGGTCGCGGCACGGCTGCGCCACGGCACCGTGTGGATCAACGACTTCCACCCGTACCTGCCTCAGGCGGAGTGGGGCGGCTTCGGCAAGTCCGGCATCGGCCGGGAGCTCGGCCCCGCCGGGCTCGCCGAGTACCGCGAGACCAAGCACATCTATCAGAACCTCGCCCCGCGCCCCGTGCGCTGGTTCGCGGGCTGA
- a CDS encoding malate dehydrogenase: MTRTPVNVTVTGAAGQIGYALLFRIASGQLLGADVPVRLRLLEIPQGLKAAEGTAMELDDCAFPLLRGIDITDDPNIAFDGANVALLVGARPRTKGMERGDLLEANGGIFKPQGKAINDHAADDIKVLVVGNPANTNALIAQAAAPDVPAERFTAMTRLDHNRALSQLAAKTGVPVSEIKRLTIWGNHSATQYPDVFHAEIAGKNAAEVIDDQSWLADTFIPTVAKRGAAIIEARGASSAASAANAAIDHIHTWVNGTAEGDWTSMGIPSDGSYGVAEGLISSFPVTCKDGKYEIVQGLDINEFSRTRIDASVKELEEEREAVRGLGLI, translated from the coding sequence ATGACCCGCACTCCCGTGAATGTCACCGTCACCGGCGCCGCCGGCCAGATCGGCTACGCGCTGCTCTTCCGCATCGCCTCGGGCCAACTGCTCGGCGCGGACGTGCCGGTCAGGCTGCGCCTCCTCGAGATCCCGCAGGGCCTGAAGGCCGCCGAGGGCACCGCCATGGAGCTCGACGACTGCGCCTTCCCGCTGCTCCGGGGCATCGACATCACCGACGACCCCAACATCGCCTTCGACGGTGCCAACGTGGCACTGCTCGTCGGCGCCCGCCCGCGCACCAAGGGCATGGAGCGCGGTGACCTGCTGGAGGCCAACGGCGGCATCTTCAAGCCGCAGGGCAAGGCCATCAACGACCACGCGGCGGACGACATCAAGGTCCTCGTCGTGGGCAACCCGGCCAACACCAACGCGCTCATCGCGCAGGCCGCCGCCCCGGACGTACCGGCGGAGCGCTTCACCGCGATGACCCGCCTCGACCACAACCGCGCGCTGTCGCAGCTGGCCGCCAAGACCGGTGTCCCGGTCTCCGAGATCAAGCGCCTCACCATCTGGGGCAACCACTCCGCGACGCAGTACCCGGACGTCTTCCACGCGGAGATCGCGGGCAAGAACGCCGCCGAGGTCATCGACGACCAGAGCTGGCTCGCGGACACCTTCATCCCGACCGTCGCCAAGCGCGGTGCCGCGATCATCGAGGCCCGCGGCGCCTCCTCGGCCGCGTCCGCCGCGAACGCGGCGATCGACCACATCCACACCTGGGTCAACGGCACCGCCGAGGGCGACTGGACCTCCATGGGCATCCCGTCGGACGGCTCCTACGGCGTCGCCGAGGGTCTGATCTCCTCCTTCCCGGTCACCTGCAAGGACGGCAAGTACGAGATCGTCCAGGGCCTGGACATCAACGAGTTCTCCCGCACCCGCATCGACGCGTCGGTGAAGGAGCTGGAGGAGGAGCGCGAGGCGGTTCGCGGCCTCGGCCTCATCTGA
- a CDS encoding quaternary amine ABC transporter ATP-binding protein: MNGDTKETTGAGTRAAAPAGDEGTGHPEPPVFAVRGLWKVFGPKADRVPASAELAALSPAELRERTGCTAAVRDVGFDVRRGEVFVVMGLSGSGKSTLVRTLTRLIEPTSGSIAIDGEDVLSMDKARLRELRRHRAAMVFQHFGLLPHRTVLDNVAYGLEIQGVGRAERRARAAEVVAKVGLGGLEDRRPGQLSGGQQQRVGLARALAVDPEVLLFDEPFSALDPLIRRDMQEEVIRLHREEGRTMVFITHDLNEALRLGDRIALMRDGRIVQLGTPEEIVGSPADDYVRDFVRDVPREQVMTVRTAMRPADGATEAEHGPAVAPGATVSEAIEAVARSGGPVRVVEGGRCLGVVDHAALLAVVAGVPAREVAA, from the coding sequence ATGAACGGCGACACCAAGGAGACGACCGGCGCCGGCACCAGGGCCGCCGCCCCGGCCGGCGACGAGGGCACCGGGCACCCGGAACCGCCCGTGTTCGCGGTGCGCGGCCTGTGGAAGGTGTTCGGCCCCAAGGCCGACCGGGTGCCCGCCTCGGCCGAGCTCGCCGCGCTGAGCCCCGCCGAGCTGCGCGAACGCACCGGCTGCACGGCCGCCGTGCGGGATGTCGGCTTCGACGTCCGCAGGGGCGAGGTCTTCGTGGTCATGGGGCTCTCCGGCTCCGGCAAGTCCACCCTGGTGCGCACGCTGACCCGGCTGATCGAACCCACCTCCGGCTCCATCGCCATCGACGGCGAGGACGTGCTCTCGATGGACAAGGCCCGGCTGCGCGAGCTGCGCCGGCACCGCGCCGCCATGGTCTTCCAGCACTTCGGTCTGCTGCCGCACCGCACCGTCCTCGACAACGTCGCCTACGGGCTGGAGATCCAGGGCGTGGGCCGGGCCGAGCGGCGCGCCAGGGCCGCCGAGGTCGTCGCCAAGGTCGGCCTCGGCGGCCTGGAGGACCGCCGCCCCGGCCAGCTCTCCGGCGGCCAGCAGCAGCGCGTCGGCCTCGCCCGCGCCCTCGCCGTCGACCCCGAGGTGCTGCTCTTCGACGAGCCGTTCAGCGCGCTCGACCCGCTGATCCGCCGCGACATGCAGGAGGAGGTGATCCGGCTGCACCGCGAGGAGGGCCGCACCATGGTCTTCATCACCCACGACCTGAACGAGGCGCTGCGCCTCGGCGACCGGATCGCCCTTATGCGGGACGGGCGCATCGTCCAGCTCGGCACTCCCGAGGAGATCGTCGGCTCGCCCGCCGACGACTACGTACGGGACTTCGTCCGCGACGTACCCCGCGAGCAGGTCATGACCGTCCGTACGGCCATGCGCCCCGCGGACGGCGCTACCGAGGCCGAGCACGGCCCCGCGGTCGCCCCCGGCGCGACGGTCTCCGAGGCGATCGAGGCGGTCGCCCGCTCCGGCGGCCCGGTCCGCGTCGTCGAGGGCGGACGCTGCCTGGGCGTGGTGGACCACGCCGCGCTGCTGGCGGTCGTGGCGGGTGTCCCCGCCCGGGAGGTGGCGGCATGA
- a CDS encoding XRE family transcriptional regulator — protein sequence MPRWKALPEELDPQVREFASQLRRLVDRSGLSIAALSDRTGYSKTSWERFLNGRLLAPKGAIVALAEVTGTNPVHLTTMWELAERAWSRAEMRHDMTMEAIRISQARAALGEFGPKGPGAPSGRGGGLTTTAPDGEGPRDRPRVPAQPSSGSERAGHRPGSPYPGAPAPSGGPGPGRGRRKATVFVAGLVGALLVIAAAVLLTDLGGAGDEPGSDVARQPSAAPATSAPELPAGVKCVGADCTGQDPENMGCGGQLATTASRATVGTALVEVRYSKTCGAAWARITQATPGDKVRISAGGESGSGLVNADKDAYTPMVAVAAESEAKACATLTTGDEGCTTEQ from the coding sequence ATGCCTCGTTGGAAGGCGCTACCGGAAGAACTCGATCCGCAGGTGAGGGAGTTCGCGAGCCAGTTGCGCAGGCTCGTCGACCGCAGTGGGCTGAGCATCGCCGCGCTCTCGGACCGCACCGGCTACAGCAAGACGTCGTGGGAGCGCTTTCTGAACGGACGGCTGCTCGCACCCAAGGGCGCGATCGTCGCCCTGGCCGAGGTCACCGGGACCAATCCGGTCCACCTCACCACCATGTGGGAGCTCGCCGAGCGTGCCTGGAGCCGCGCCGAGATGCGCCACGACATGACGATGGAGGCCATCCGGATATCCCAGGCGCGCGCCGCTCTGGGCGAGTTCGGACCGAAGGGCCCGGGCGCCCCGTCCGGCCGCGGCGGCGGGCTGACCACCACCGCACCGGACGGGGAGGGCCCGCGCGACCGGCCCCGGGTGCCCGCCCAGCCCAGCAGCGGATCGGAACGGGCCGGGCACCGGCCGGGCTCCCCGTACCCCGGTGCCCCCGCCCCGTCCGGCGGTCCGGGACCAGGGCGCGGGCGGCGCAAGGCGACGGTGTTCGTGGCGGGGCTGGTCGGTGCGCTGCTGGTGATCGCGGCCGCGGTGCTGCTGACCGATCTCGGCGGCGCCGGTGACGAGCCGGGCAGCGACGTGGCCAGGCAGCCCTCCGCGGCGCCGGCGACCAGCGCGCCGGAGCTGCCCGCGGGGGTGAAGTGCGTCGGTGCCGACTGCACGGGCCAGGACCCCGAGAACATGGGGTGCGGCGGTCAGCTCGCCACGACCGCCTCCCGGGCGACCGTCGGCACCGCCCTCGTCGAAGTGCGCTACAGCAAGACGTGCGGGGCCGCGTGGGCGCGGATCACTCAGGCGACACCGGGCGACAAGGTGCGGATCAGCGCCGGTGGCGAGAGCGGCAGCGGGCTCGTCAACGCGGACAAGGACGCCTACACCCCGATGGTCGCCGTGGCCGCCGAGTCCGAGGCGAAGGCGTGCGCCACGCTGACGACGGGCGACGAGGGATGCACGACGGAGCAGTAG
- a CDS encoding ABC transporter substrate-binding protein — translation MRTARTLRTAVAVAGALGVLSLTACGAADTGKSTAAGGDKTVKLTVPSWVGAQANVAVAKQILEEELGYKVKTQQMGEVLAWDALSKGDIDAILEDWGHPKEEKQYVETKKTVVKGGDLGVTGHIGWFVPKYFADEHPDVTDWKNLNKYAEEFRTAESGQKGELLEGSPDYVTHDDAIINNLKLNLKTKYAGSEAAQITAIKKYAKAKKPFLTYWWTPQWLNAEVDMVEVKLPEYKEGCDADPKKVACAYPHTPLQKFLNADFAKNGGEAAEFLENFNWTTEQQNEVALMIAGEKMSPEAAAEKWVKENEATWKAWLPKK, via the coding sequence ATGCGCACCGCCAGAACCCTCCGTACCGCCGTCGCCGTTGCCGGAGCACTCGGCGTCCTCTCCCTCACCGCCTGCGGAGCCGCCGACACCGGCAAGAGCACCGCCGCCGGCGGCGACAAGACCGTCAAGCTGACCGTGCCGTCCTGGGTCGGCGCCCAGGCGAATGTCGCCGTGGCCAAGCAGATCCTCGAGGAGGAGCTCGGCTACAAGGTCAAGACCCAGCAGATGGGCGAGGTCCTCGCCTGGGACGCGCTGTCCAAGGGCGACATCGACGCGATCCTCGAGGACTGGGGCCACCCCAAGGAGGAGAAGCAGTACGTCGAGACCAAGAAGACCGTCGTCAAGGGCGGCGACCTCGGCGTCACCGGCCACATCGGCTGGTTCGTCCCGAAGTACTTCGCGGACGAGCACCCCGATGTGACGGACTGGAAGAACCTCAACAAGTACGCCGAGGAGTTCCGGACCGCGGAGAGCGGCCAGAAGGGCGAACTGCTGGAGGGCTCGCCCGACTACGTCACCCACGACGACGCCATCATCAACAACCTGAAGCTGAACCTGAAGACCAAGTACGCGGGCTCCGAGGCCGCGCAGATCACGGCCATCAAGAAGTACGCGAAGGCGAAGAAGCCCTTCCTGACGTACTGGTGGACCCCGCAGTGGCTGAACGCAGAGGTCGACATGGTCGAGGTCAAGCTGCCGGAGTACAAGGAGGGCTGCGACGCCGACCCGAAGAAGGTCGCGTGCGCCTACCCGCACACACCGCTGCAGAAGTTCCTCAACGCGGACTTCGCGAAGAACGGCGGCGAGGCCGCCGAGTTCCTGGAGAACTTCAACTGGACGACCGAGCAGCAGAACGAGGTCGCGCTGATGATCGCCGGCGAGAAGATGTCGCCGGAGGCCGCCGCGGAGAAGTGGGTGAAGGAGAACGAGGCGACCTGGAAGGCCTGGCTGCCCAAGAAGTGA
- a CDS encoding ABC transporter permease: protein MSATATTVSKPGTGAGEARTRPSGGGLRDAVRRRRGLFAGGGALAALLVLGAVLLGGGTWPAGLTADISGPLDAANEWIVDNRDSHPLFLYFLLHLSNTATDAVNAVYQGLDALGWLGVTAAAVLVAWRAAGLGRRGLRVALTALGAFAVCGLLGMWDATLLTIALMVVSVAAAAVLGTLIGLAAGLSDRVDRALRPVLDTMQVMPAFAYLLPFVLVFGTGTPAALFCTVIYAAPPMARLTALGLRGADPAALEAAVSLGTNGRQRLWTARLPLARRQMLLGLNQTIMMALSMVVIAALVGAGGLGEEVYSALATTDVGKAFAAGLPIVLIAVWLDRTTAAAGDGTGASAPAGSWLHGGRAWALVAAAVAAAAAVRTAGWPDAWTYDISTPVNRAQEWITANLTFTEVWAREFTVWLLNPLRDALLWLPWWSVLLLVAAAARLVGNWLSAVTATVAMAAIGVLGVWTKSLNTLSQVLAALVVTLVLGFLAGVLCARAGRLERWVRPLLDAMQTMPQFVYLIPVVALFGATRTSAIVAAVVYALPAVVRITTQGLREVDPAAVEASRSLGASTRQQLFGVQLPLARPALQLAVNQGVVLVLAVVVVGGLVGGGALGYDVIKGLSRGEMGLGMTAGIAIVCLGLVLDRVTQRTSRTPR from the coding sequence ATGAGCGCCACCGCCACCACCGTCTCCAAGCCCGGGACCGGCGCGGGCGAGGCCCGGACCCGGCCCTCCGGCGGCGGTCTGCGCGACGCCGTACGGCGCCGCCGCGGGCTGTTCGCGGGCGGCGGGGCGCTCGCCGCCCTCCTGGTGCTCGGCGCCGTCCTGCTCGGCGGCGGCACCTGGCCCGCCGGGCTGACCGCCGACATATCGGGGCCGCTCGACGCGGCCAACGAATGGATCGTCGACAACCGCGATTCCCACCCGCTCTTCCTGTACTTCCTGCTCCACCTCTCCAACACCGCCACGGACGCCGTCAACGCCGTCTACCAGGGCCTCGACGCCCTCGGCTGGCTCGGTGTCACGGCCGCCGCGGTGCTCGTCGCCTGGCGGGCCGCCGGCCTGGGCCGGCGCGGGCTGCGCGTCGCGCTGACCGCGCTCGGCGCGTTCGCCGTCTGCGGGCTGCTCGGGATGTGGGACGCCACGCTGCTCACCATCGCGCTGATGGTGGTGTCCGTCGCGGCCGCAGCCGTGCTCGGCACGCTGATCGGTCTCGCCGCGGGCCTCTCCGACCGGGTGGACCGGGCGCTGCGCCCGGTGCTCGACACCATGCAGGTCATGCCGGCCTTCGCGTACCTGCTGCCGTTCGTGCTGGTCTTCGGCACCGGGACGCCGGCCGCGCTGTTCTGCACCGTCATCTACGCCGCCCCGCCGATGGCCCGGCTCACCGCGCTCGGGCTGCGCGGCGCCGACCCGGCGGCGCTGGAGGCCGCGGTGTCGCTCGGCACGAACGGCCGGCAGCGCCTGTGGACCGCGCGGCTCCCGCTCGCCCGCAGGCAGATGCTGCTCGGACTCAACCAGACGATCATGATGGCGCTGTCCATGGTGGTCATCGCCGCGCTGGTCGGCGCGGGCGGTCTCGGCGAGGAGGTGTACTCCGCGCTGGCGACCACGGACGTCGGCAAGGCCTTCGCCGCCGGTCTCCCGATCGTGCTCATCGCGGTCTGGCTGGACCGTACGACGGCGGCCGCGGGCGACGGCACCGGCGCGTCCGCTCCCGCCGGGAGCTGGCTGCACGGCGGCCGGGCCTGGGCGCTGGTGGCGGCCGCGGTCGCCGCCGCGGCGGCCGTGCGCACCGCCGGCTGGCCCGACGCCTGGACGTACGACATCTCCACGCCGGTCAACCGGGCACAGGAGTGGATCACCGCGAACCTGACCTTCACCGAGGTCTGGGCGCGCGAGTTCACCGTGTGGCTCCTCAACCCGCTGCGGGACGCGCTGCTCTGGCTGCCCTGGTGGTCCGTCCTGCTGCTGGTCGCCGCCGCGGCCCGGCTCGTCGGCAACTGGCTCTCCGCCGTCACCGCGACCGTGGCGATGGCCGCGATCGGCGTGCTCGGCGTGTGGACCAAGTCCCTGAACACGCTCTCCCAGGTGCTCGCCGCGCTGGTGGTCACCCTGGTGCTCGGCTTCCTCGCGGGTGTGCTGTGCGCACGCGCCGGACGCCTCGAGCGATGGGTGCGGCCGCTGCTGGACGCCATGCAGACGATGCCGCAGTTCGTGTACCTCATCCCGGTCGTCGCGCTCTTCGGCGCCACCCGTACCTCGGCGATCGTCGCGGCCGTCGTCTACGCGCTGCCCGCCGTCGTGCGCATCACCACGCAGGGCCTGCGCGAGGTCGATCCGGCGGCCGTGGAGGCGTCCCGCTCGCTCGGCGCGTCCACGCGCCAGCAACTCTTCGGCGTACAGCTGCCGCTGGCCCGTCCGGCTCTGCAACTCGCCGTCAACCAGGGCGTGGTGCTGGTGCTCGCCGTGGTCGTGGTCGGCGGGCTCGTCGGCGGCGGCGCGCTCGGCTACGACGTGATCAAGGGTCTGTCCCGGGGCGAGATGGGCCTCGGCATGACCGCCGGAATCGCGATCGTCTGCCTCGGACTCGTCCTGGACCGCGTCACCCAGCGGACCTCCCGCACCCCCCGCTGA